The nucleotide sequence TGTCAATGCAGCAGAAGCTGATTCTGTAGCagatgtttttgtagcatttgttgttgttgtagcatTAGATTCTGTAACAGTTGTTTTTGTAGCATTAGATTCTGTAACAGTTGTTCTTTTGTCCACTTGATCAATATGACTCTTCACCCAGGCAGTCTTTGGATCAATGCAGAACTCTCTCCCTGAAATTGTCTTAAACCTGaaggaaaaaatataaacatgatttaAGTCAAAGACTTCAGAAGAGTTTCTTATTGATGTTTACTTTCTAGTTTGAAAATGAAATAATAGTTAAGATGACACTCACACAATAGCGCGTCTGGCACAGATGCTGCTGGTCCAATAGTAAGACACCACTTTATTCACAGGAACCTTCACTTTACTGAACTCTCCACAACAGTTTGAGTTTGTCGCTTCAATTGCCGGGTTAgctgaaatatgaaaatatgtgaaatatgaaatatctGTATTCATGCAAAAAGATTATAAACTGttataacaatatttttaaatcaccaaatgcAACAAATGCAACTAAAACTTCCATAAATATTctgaaaacaatacatttaatcttaattcaaaatggaaaagagcaCTCACCGCTTGAAGTCATCTGCACAGAGCAGAAGATCACCAGGAACAGCAAACACATCAGGCTTCTCATTCTTCGAGATGTTTCTTCACACTGACAGAAAGAATCTGTAGAAGTTCTGTAGAGCTTGAAGATCTCAGAGCTGTTGTGTCCAGAATAACATCTGAGCATCCTCTTATATACACAGTCAGAGACATATTCCTACTAAAGACATTCATGTAAATCCATTTCCGAGTATCAACACTGCAGACTGAGAACTGTTTTTAGCTCTTCCTTTCTGTCATCTTTGTTCTGCTTTgtcattaatataaaaatgtgccTTTTTTTCAGATTGACTGAAAATGTGCTTCAGCAAAACAACACACAGCTTCTTCTTTTCAGGCCTGTCAAGTTCAGCATTCAATGAACTAAATCTGAAAATTTGAATGATGAATTTTGAATTCCGCTGTCAATATCAGGTGCTAAACCTTCACCACTTATTCACATATAAATCTGGTTAAGGTGTTTAATTAAAACACTAAACATAAGATGTTGGACCAAAAACCCCTTGCTCTAAGAAAACAAAACCACTTCTTGTTTCTAGTGACACTTATTGGTCTAACAGAGAAGTGAGAATAATTCAGCCAACAGTTAAACtaattcacagaaataaaatatgcaaatgtaaTAATAAGAAAAAGGTCACTTTTCATTTGCAGTTAGTGACAAAAATATTGGAATCTACTTAAGGGTTTTCTGAATCTGACTAAAATGAGAATTTGTCTTCTAACCCTAATGGCACATAAAAATTTTAGATTAACTGAAATCATACCAGTCTGGTTTTTACAGTACAGATCTAGATGTATATGTGTGCCTGTGGACCACTATGAAGTAGTATTAGAGATAGTTTGGATTTAAGGGGTGCTTTTGGCATTTTTCAGACTTGGGAAAGTCTTGTGCACTAGTTCCGGTGGTATACACAAGTTTTCAAAAGGCCAAGTGTGAGTATTTCAGCCCCTCTAGCTCAGCATGTAATGGTTCACAGGTCTGTGGATTCCTGTtctgttgttttttgtgtgtgtgtctttgctgTCACCTGTGTTGCTGGGCAACTCACGAGCGCTGATTAACGATCAGCTGCAGCTGCGGCTTGTCAGCACTGCTATTTTATatctctgtgtttgtttgtttattgttggaTTGTTCTGTTGGCTCACGCTGTGTTCCttgcagttctcttacgagagctctctcgtactgcgtcttagctaagacgctacgggaaaagtctcttttcacgaaatactgaagcaaaaaattatccttaattttgtatttttgtaaagcgcatttgcagcagtacacagccataggcgagacggctcgttcgctcattggcttgttctgcggcaactgcacagcctatcgagcgcgggctgatgcaacatcagaccaataagggcgcttcgcgcccttcttgccacttcccgccgaaacgggtgtggcccaacctataaaaggagctcgaaaaggctgactcacctgatttttcatctcttcagcgaagctcacgcatcgctggatcacggaggaagcaagcgccgtctgagaaagcacatcagcaggacgagccattctgaagctgctggcatcgccgccttccactgccgttcctgctgcgctatccggcgcctatatcctttcaatcctgttatatccaagctgttctttatgtgtgtgtgtgtgttcgccctgcgacacacactcgtaaaagagctcgcgtcttttttaagatgccttcctgcggctcgtcagagccccactcagcgagggagaccggtacgtcatctgtgtctcctgcctgggtgaagatcatgcagcgctcgctcgctgacggcggatgcccccactgcgagctgttgccatggtgactctgaggactcgcctggcctttttctctgagcctgcattctccgctgtgctgaggcgccgtaaaagcatcgcttccagcggattccggaaccgt is from Carassius carassius chromosome 43, fCarCar2.1, whole genome shotgun sequence and encodes:
- the LOC132125115 gene encoding C-C motif chemokine 13-like isoform X1 is translated as MLRCYSGHNSSEIFKLYRTSTDSFCQCEETSRRMRSLMCLLFLVIFCSVQMTSSANPAIEATNSNCCGEFSKVKVPVNKVVSYYWTSSICARRAIVFKTISGREFCIDPKTAWVKSHIDQVDKRTTVTESNATKTTVTESNATTTTNATKTSATESASAALTTATTEKTQSLTV
- the LOC132125115 gene encoding monocyte chemotactic protein 1B-like isoform X2, whose amino-acid sequence is MLRCYSGHNSSEIFKLYRTSTDSFCQCEETSRRMRSLMCLLFLVIFCSVQMTSSANPAIEATNSNCCGEFSKVKVPVNKVVSYYWTSSICARRAIVFKTIAGREFCINPETSWVRSHVDIVDKRTATPP